A stretch of the Candidatus Neptunochlamydia vexilliferae genome encodes the following:
- a CDS encoding ankyrin repeat domain-containing protein codes for MSIVSSSNQKFSTSLVVSHLNTTLAGCSDQRLFQNIKGEVIVVPKPPAYVIGEKVVRPAVETIYNFGVRCFQSINAVVSFPGKILSEVSDLATFPPMVGAYELEDADGDAIVYVNVDTNHFLEEIADVLNVKDRVDLAGSCFEAVLESSRKKEWSRLEHILEEIEHLERDLKRSLLTELIDRGEFEVAKEMIDRLHLDFHSQDAQNRTALHAAVELNHLLLTKKLFGHIPVDAKERHQLTPLHVAAQLGHIKIIETLLRQGGNLNALGSWQLDQDAISITPLGAAVINGRTSVIDFLFSKKSLTLGLETRCGEIGNILHLAIHFRQSKVLEELITKHYDQTRGLIESKNPQGYTPFMLAAFLGEKKILKALHSKGVNLETKDPNGWTAFHLAVENRQWETIKVLSDLRCDINAIDLQNRRPLDLVSSSGNRIEKRVRTLISSLMRKIPIENDLPPDFAVYPPENLVFGAGGSKAIAYIGALETLDKEKKLTNLKRVAGTSFGAITSTLVALNYNVAEIKEILIKTDLTEFLDHPLSNKKIKEAISSSSFGEIVSFLQNAYSMISDAIDSPKEFATNALKTLWHTPGLC; via the coding sequence ATGTCTATTGTTTCGAGTTCCAATCAAAAATTTTCAACATCGTTAGTAGTAAGTCATCTAAATACAACTTTAGCAGGGTGTTCAGATCAACGCCTTTTCCAAAACATTAAGGGAGAAGTCATTGTTGTTCCTAAGCCCCCTGCCTATGTTATTGGAGAAAAAGTCGTACGCCCTGCTGTTGAAACCATTTACAATTTTGGTGTTCGATGTTTTCAGTCAATAAATGCAGTCGTAAGTTTTCCAGGAAAGATCCTTTCAGAGGTCAGTGATCTAGCGACATTCCCGCCAATGGTTGGTGCTTATGAGCTTGAGGATGCTGATGGAGATGCTATTGTCTACGTGAATGTGGATACAAACCACTTTTTGGAAGAGATTGCAGATGTCCTTAACGTCAAGGATCGGGTGGACCTTGCTGGTAGCTGTTTTGAAGCGGTGCTTGAGTCATCTAGAAAAAAAGAGTGGAGCCGTTTGGAACACATTCTTGAGGAAATAGAGCACTTAGAGAGGGATTTAAAGCGATCTCTTCTTACTGAATTGATCGATCGGGGGGAGTTTGAAGTTGCAAAAGAGATGATAGACCGCTTACACCTTGACTTTCATTCTCAAGATGCCCAAAACAGAACAGCCCTCCATGCAGCTGTGGAACTTAACCATCTCTTACTTACCAAGAAGCTGTTTGGGCATATACCTGTCGACGCCAAAGAGCGCCATCAACTAACCCCTTTACATGTAGCAGCGCAACTTGGGCATATAAAAATTATTGAAACCCTACTTAGGCAAGGAGGGAATCTTAATGCATTAGGATCCTGGCAGTTAGATCAAGATGCCATCTCTATCACCCCTCTTGGAGCCGCGGTTATAAATGGGCGAACCTCGGTTATCGATTTCTTATTTTCAAAAAAGTCCCTTACCCTAGGGCTTGAAACCCGGTGTGGAGAGATTGGAAACATTCTCCATTTAGCGATTCACTTTCGGCAAAGCAAGGTTTTGGAAGAGCTTATCACTAAACATTATGACCAGACAAGGGGGTTAATCGAAAGCAAAAACCCTCAAGGCTATACCCCGTTTATGCTTGCAGCCTTTCTTGGAGAAAAGAAAATCTTAAAGGCTCTTCACAGCAAAGGGGTTAATCTTGAAACCAAAGATCCTAATGGGTGGACGGCATTTCACTTGGCTGTTGAAAACCGACAATGGGAGACGATTAAGGTCCTAAGCGACCTTCGCTGCGATATTAACGCTATTGATCTCCAAAATCGGCGCCCTCTAGATCTTGTTTCTTCAAGCGGAAACCGAATAGAGAAAAGAGTTAGAACTCTAATTAGCAGCTTAATGAGAAAGATACCAATAGAAAATGATCTGCCACCTGACTTTGCAGTTTATCCACCGGAAAACCTTGTTTTTGGGGCAGGGGGATCTAAAGCAATCGCCTATATTGGAGCTCTAGAGACCCTTGATAAGGAAAAAAAGCTAACGAATCTTAAAAGGGTTGCTGGAACCTCTTTTGGAGCCATTACCTCTACTTTAGTAGCACTTAATTATAACGTAGCAGAGATCAAAGAAATCCTTATAAAGACTGATCTTACCGAGTTTTTAGACCATCCCCTTTCGAATAAAAAGATTAAAGAGGCCATTTCCAGCTCTAGTTTTGGTGAAATAGTGTCTTTTCTTCAGAATGCTTATTCAATGATCAGCGATGCAATTGATTCCCCTAAAGAGTTTGCCACCAATGCTCTCAAAACCCTCTGGCATACACCTGGCCTTTGTTAA